gtgtccccatcactcacactatcctcctatgtccccatcactcacagtatcctcctctgtccccatcactcacactatccccctgtgtccccatcactcacagtatcctcctctgtccccatcactcacactatcctcctgtgtccccatcactcacactatcctcctctgtccccatcactcacagtatcctcctgtgtccccaccactcacactatcctcctctgtccccatcactcacactatcctcctctgtccccatcactcacactatcctcctgtgtccccatcactcactgtatcctcctgtgtccccatcactcacagtatcctcctctgtccccgtcactcacactatcctcctctgtccccatcactcacactatcctcctgtgtccccatcactcactgtatcctcctgtgtccccatcactcacactatcctcctctgtccccatcactcacagtatcctcctctgtccccatcactcacactatcctcctctgtccccatcactcacactatcctcctgtgtccccatcactcactgtatcctcctgtgtccccatcactcacactatcctcctctgtccccatcactcacagtatcctcctgtgtccccatcactcacagtatcctcctctgtccccgtcactcacactatcctcctgtgtccccatcactcacactatcctcctctgtccccatcactcacactatcctcctgtgtccccatcactcactgtatcctcctgtgtccccatcactcacactatcctcctctgtccccatcactcacagtatcctcctctgtccccatcactcacactatcctcctctgtccccatcactcacactatcctcctgtgtccccatcactcacactatcctcctctgtccccgtcactcacactatcctcctctgtccccatcactcacagtatcctcctgtgtccccatcactcacagtatcctcctctgtccccatcactcacactatcctcctctgtccccatcactcacagtatcctcctctgtccccatcactcacagtatcctcctgtgtccccatcactcacagtatcctcctgtgtccccatcactcacagtatcctcctctgtccccatcactcacagtatcctcctctgtccccatcactcacactatcctcctctgtccccgtcactcacactatcctcctgtgtccccatcactcacagtatcctcctctgtccccatcactcactgtatcctcctgtgtccccatcactcacagtatcctcctctgtccccgtcactcacactatcctcctgtgtccccatcactcacactatcctcctctgtccccatcactcacactatcctcctctgtccccatcactcacagtatcctcctgtgtccccatcactcacagtatcctcctctgtccccatcactcacactatcctcctgtgtccccatcactaaCAGTATCCTCCTGTGTCAGGGGCACCAGGGTGACTCCGCCCCCTCCTCTGTCAGGGGCACCAGGGTGACTccgccccctcctctgtcactgacACCAGGGTGACTCCGCCCACACACCGAGCCGTGGTTAAAATCTCCGCCCTCTAGTGTCCGCGGTCCTGTCCTGTGCGGGCTCCGGAAACATGGCGGATATATAATTGTTTAACTCTAGTAAATTTTAAATGTCAAATGACGCGATAAACCAGCGCCGGGAACTGCCTGCAATTCCTTAACTACAGCATAGGTGAGGTCACCTCTCCCTCGTATATACCCCCAAACCTGTGTCCCCCTGTACCTGATATATGTCCCCTATGTTATATCCCCCTGTACCTATATATGTCCCCTATGTTATATCCTCCTGTACCTGATATATGTCCCCTATGTTATATCCCCCTGTACCTGATATATGTCCCCTATGTTATATCATCCTGTACCTGATATATGTCCCCTATGATATATCCCCCTGTACCTGGTATATGTCCCCTATGTTATATCCTCCAGTACCTGATATATGTCCCCTATGTTATATCCCCCTGTACCTGATATATGTCCCCTATGTTATATCCTCCAGTACCTGGTATATGTCCCCTATGTTATATCCCCCTGTACCTGATATATGTCCCCTATGTTATATCCCCCTGTACCTGATATATGTCCCCTATGATATATCCCCCTGTACCTGGTATATGTCCCCTATGTTATATCCTCCAGTACCTGATATATGTCCCCTATGTTATATCCCCCTGTACCTGATATATGTCCCCTATGTTATATCCCCCTGTACCTGGTATATGTCCCCTATGTTATATCTCCCAGTACCTGATATATGTCCCCTATGTTATATCCTCCAGTACCTGGTATATGTCCCCTATGTTATATCTCCCAGTACCTGATATATGTCCCCTATGTTATATCTCCCAGTACCTGATATATGTCCCCTATGTTATATCCCCCTGTACCTGATATATGTCCCCTATGTTATATCCTCCAGTACCTGATATATGTTCCCTATGTTATATCCTCCAGTACCTGATATATGTCCCCTATGTTATATCATCCTGTACCTGATATATGTCCCCTATGATATATCCCCCTGTACCTGGTATATGTCCCCTATGTTATATCCTCCTGTACCTGATATATGTCCCCTATGTTATATCCCCCAGTACCTGATATATGTCCCCTATGTTATATCCTCCTGTACCTGGTATATGTCCCCTATGTTATATCCCCATGTACCTGGTATATGTCCCCTATGTTATATCCCCCTGTACCTGATATATGTCCCCTGTGCTGTATCCCCCTGTACCTGGTATATGTCCCCTATGTTATATCCCCCTGTACCTGATATATGTCCCCTGTGCTGTATCCCCCTGTACCTGATATATGTCCCCTATGTTATATCCCCCTGTACCTGATATATGTCCCCTGTGCTGTATCCCCCTGTACCTGATGTATTTCCCCTGTGCTGTATCCCCCTGTACCTAATATATGTCCCTATGTTATATCCCCCTGTACCTGATATATGTCCCCTATGTTATATCTCCCTGTACCTGATGTATGTCCCCTGTGCTGTATCCCCCTGTACCTGATATATGCCCCTACTATATGTCCCCCTGTACATATGTCCCTTATTCTTTATCCCCTTGTACCTTATGTTACCCCTACATGTTATTATCCTCTACCTGAAGTATCTTCTACTCTATATCACCCCGTACCTGAAATATTACCCCTACCTATTACCCCTTTCTCCCCTGATACTTTCCTATACCTGATATTTGTTTCATACCCTATATCGCACAATACCTGATATATTTCCTTTATCCTGCATCCTACTCTACCTGATATCTCACCGTAAAGTATATATCCATTACCCTATATCCACGTGTACGTTATATAACCCACAGCCTATATCCCTCTATACATTATATCTCCCCTGCATTATATCCACCTGTACCTGGACTATGTCTTCTACTCTGTATTCCCCTATCCCGGATATGTCCCTGCCATATCCTCCCCCTGTACGTTATAGTTATGACAGCACAAAACTAAGACTCCCCCCTTCTGCTTCTTTCAGTGATGGCAGAGTATAAAATCCGTAGTTATGGGGATTCTGACTACGAGGCTGTGCGAGAACTGTTTTCTCTTGGGATGAGTGAATACGTCCCTAGCGTCTGCATGCACGTCCTGAAACAGCCCTGGGTTCTCTTCGTCATTACATGCTTCTTCCTGTCCCTGCTTTTCAGCTCCAAGTCACTCATCCTACCCGTTCTGGCCGTCACACTCTTCCTGGCCTTGGGGCGCCAGGTCCTGGCCTACTGCTGGAACATGTATATTGACCATTGCTTGAAGGAAGACCTCCAGGACATCCAGAAGACTTACATGGAGAGCAAGGGTTCCCATTTCTGGATAGTGGAAGCAGAAGACAGCATTATTGGGACAGTGGCTGTGAAGCCTTCAGGAGACAGGAGCGATGAATTAATCCTAAAGAGAATGTCGGTAAGAAAGGACTTCAGAGGGCTTGGTATCGCCAAAGCCTTGTCACGAGAGGTCATCACCTTCGCTCGGCAGGGTGGTTACAGATCTGTAGTCCTCAACACACTGATGGTCCAACATGAGGCACAAGCCATGTACGAGAGTGTGGGCTTCAGAAAATACACAGAGTTTGTCCTTCCCACGGTGTATGGGAAACTGGTTAACTTCACAATCTCTAAGTATCGATACGAGATATTACCTGTGAACTAACGCTGCTGCGGGTGAGGACTCTTCTGATCTGGATCTCAGGGAATCGATGAAAGCTGCAAACAGTTCTCTGTAGTCCTAGTTGCAATATGTCAGAACATAATAATAAGTTGTATagtgataaatatatacatttccttttcTAAGCCACTTGTctctatatgtaataaatatatgaaacttGCTGAGCCTGTTGTGATTGGACACTGTGTGGCTCTATACTGCAATTAGTACCTCCATTGTGCTGCAAGGAAACCACATGTGTATCAAGGATTTGTGTAAATTGGTGGATCCCATCTATGGTTCTCATGCCCTCCTGACTGATGATGGGACGTTGAAGGTTTGAGTCCTGTAAGATACAGACCAACTCTCCCACAGCTCTGCAGGAACGTGATACCTTCTCTGATATAGGCTTAGAGGCTGTGACATCCTATATTATTACTGCTTAACAAATGCTTTGGCAATCAAAAGTAAAAAGTGTACATATGTTATTTTTGTAAACCCTAAACCTAagaaactgaaaaataaaatgagtaatCTCGTCAGTTGTGTTAATCTAAAGGAAGAACCAAacgttattttgtttaaaaaaaacaataattagcAAATTATATTCACTTGATGATTTCATTCCATTGAAGTCCTCCATGGCTGCCCCAACGAATGGGTTAACCCTTAGTCAGCTGAGTAGAAACAAGGAAAATGTAACACCCCAGAAGGTGTATTGTATAAATCTTCCTTCCTTTCAGTGATTTCCTAAGCCCTCTCTGAAAAATAGTATTAAAAACAGATAACGTGGGAGGGAATATTGTAGCTACCATCGAGTACTTCAAGGAAATGAATATATCAATAATTCTAATATGCTTATTAACTCTTCAGACTCCATGGTAGCCTTAACGAATGGAATGTAGCTAAACACTAACACAGGGTGGGTCCAAATccctaaatattaaatattttattgatcagCTGCTGGAATAAAATATCTTCTATCTTTGAGCGTCCGTCGAAACTACCACATCCCgaatttaatgtctggaaaatATATGAAGCAATACACAGTCAACTGCTTTGCATAAATCATTTGCTGATGCCTCAATTTTGTGTGCTCCAAAACTTACCACCGTTGAATGCACTCCCAATATTTTTGGCATCTTCCGTCTATTCCTTTTATAAATCTGTGCAATTGAATTCTTATCGAATCTCCCTTGCAAGGGTGTTTTTGGATGGGGGCTTGCCCTCACCTTGGACCTTCTGGGAGTACAAGGAGATGACCTTTCTGAAGTCCTTTGTTCTTGAGAGATCCACAGAAATTGCTTTGAGCAGGTCTGCAGTGTATTAGATTTCTTCCCTTCTATTAGTTGACTTTGGAAATTTCGAAACTACCTTAGGTAAGAATACAggagtattattatattattattattattattattattatatcacttataatattattataatatttgtacATGTTCAATAAAAGTTGCTTGGACCGTAAAGCCTGAAGTTCTCCCCCTCTGATGTAATTGATGTAATTGCAACCAAGACTAGAACTTTAGGTGTGAGCCATTCACGTCTTACTTCCTGTAAGAGTACAAAGGGTTTTGATACTAAAACAAGATTAATGTTCCAAGATGACGCAGATTTGATGGAAAGTCGGAGTATTTTAACTCTTTTAAGAAATCTTCCCACTAGATTATCAAAAACTAGTCTTATGACCAGGAACATGTTCCATGCGGAAATCTGTACCATCAATGTACTAAAGTTATGGCCCTTCTGTAAACCTTATTGAAGGAAATACAATTCAATAAACAACAGTACAACCCTCAGCGCAGCTACTGGGgttcaaggggtatattcagcacaggctgaaacctgtgcccattagcccCCActaaggaggaggtgcgcagtgtagctggtgagcaaaagttataggtaatgagaccAGGAGGGAAGGGCCCTTTCCTGTAATGTCTTTCCACCAGTCCAGAGACTCCCTGCTGTTCTGTGTAAGCCTTATTGGTTGATCCAGAGACTTTGGACACAATACAACTAATTAAAGACTTCTCATATGCTCACACACAATGGGATGCCCATGTTTGAGAATAACATCCCTAATAGCCTGAGACAATCCCCTATTGACTCTCGTTGCACACACTGAATTTGATAAGTCAGATGTTGAAGTTTTACCTCTGACATCAATACTTTGTCTTTTGCTGTGTCTATCTGTATTACCAGGAACTGCAGATGGTTCCAGGCGACTCTTGACTGTAACTATAATCCAAACAATGTCCTGTAGAGAAGTGGTTACTTTGACTGCATTGATTTGGGTGTTGTGTTCTGATTTTCCTATCACCAGTATAACTGGTAAATTGTCCAACTGTAATTCCCTGTTCCCTGAAGGGAGCCATCTGAACCACTAGTAAAGGTGCTGGTGGTTGTCAAGAGACATGTAAACTGGAAATGGAGCTCCTGACAGAAGTAACGCTGTAATCTGAGTCAGCTGTGGTGCAAATAAGCATTCTGTAAGTCTATTATCATCAGAAAATCTCCTTTTCCTACTTTGTTGATAATAGAGTTTGCTGACTCCACGCAAAGATGCCTTGTATGCACAAATTGATGGAAGCTCCTCAGATCAAGAACAGCTTAATGCTTCCTGTCTGCTCTTCTACCAGAAAGAGTTTGGAGAGAAGCCGATTACCTGTTTCTTCATAAGTGTCTGTAAATTGTTGCATAGTTCCCTTCTTTACACCAGGGATGACAGAGTTTACAATTTCACAAAAACTATTTTCCTTGGCATCACTCGGAAGCTCTGTATTTGAACCCTTTGTTTATAATGTCCTGCACCTAGCGATCTTGTGTGGTGAGCATAGAAGCCAACGCACATCGATCAATCCTGCAAGTGTGCGGAGAGCTGTGTTATCTAGGAGTCATTGAGAATTTTTCAGTCGTCTTCCTTCACCCCTAAAGGAACAAAATGGGTGCTTGGATGTAGTTAGTCCATGCTGTCTAGCATACTGTTAACCAGTACAATAGGTTTGGGCTTCTTTGAAATCTTGCCTTGTGGAAACAGAAAATGGTAGTATCTATGTATTAGAAGGGCACAGTTGtgtccttatattaaggttgcatctaatgaaCGACATTACGCAATGTTAAATCTGTGACAGCGGGGGTCATGGTGTTTGTTTGAggatctacattttaaaaagtattaaagctatttaactgaaatttggcatgcgaatggagaactgtcaaCAGGTGCCGCATGCTAAAtttcagaataaaaaatgacaaattagtaataatctaaagttcaaaatctcgctgttttttcccacttcctgttttgcaaaagtcaccgtttttctgtttttttttttgggagagcgtaactcagtgtacaggaggttttaAGACCTGGGGtctgttttgttagaaagctatcagggctgaggagtgccttttgAGGGTTAACAAGTTTGACAAAGTTATAGTTTTTGTACAATTTGGAAAAATATGCCCcgttttaaagataggggatttcataacgttgtgcatgtcagatagaggtgtgtgctgggtgtactcagactggcttcacttgcgATCACAAATATGGTTGATCCGCGCGCTGAGAAATTTCATtttgtgagcaggagaaattagccatatttgTCTGATAC
The Mixophyes fleayi isolate aMixFle1 chromosome 1, aMixFle1.hap1, whole genome shotgun sequence DNA segment above includes these coding regions:
- the LOC142098626 gene encoding putative N-acetyltransferase camello; the encoded protein is MAEYKIRSYGDSDYEAVRELFSLGMSEYVPSVCMHVLKQPWVLFVITCFFLSLLFSSKSLILPVLAVTLFLALGRQVLAYCWNMYIDHCLKEDLQDIQKTYMESKGSHFWIVEAEDSIIGTVAVKPSGDRSDELILKRMSVRKDFRGLGIAKALSREVITFARQGGYRSVVLNTLMVQHEAQAMYESVGFRKYTEFVLPTVYGKLVNFTISKYRYEILPVN